A region of Micromonospora sp. WMMD882 DNA encodes the following proteins:
- a CDS encoding DUF1206 domain-containing protein has product MSLTHSAQATASRTANSKWLEKLARIGFIGYGIVHLLFAWLALQIAFGGSSTEGDQAGAMRTLADQPMGRFVLVATAVGLLAMAIWQALEAAVGHQAERGKERVMERVASAGRAVVYLYFAWTAWKVFSDAGSNSANQQEALTGELMTSTGGRWLVGLAGLGLAAIGVGLVVYGVIKRFEKHLKTNEMDARTRKLTRRLGVAGYAAKGSVYAIAGLLIIVAAVNYDPEKARGLDAALRTLRDQPYGPYLLALMALGFAAFGLYCFLQSRYRKV; this is encoded by the coding sequence ATGTCTCTCACCCACAGCGCCCAGGCCACCGCGTCGCGCACCGCCAACAGCAAATGGCTGGAGAAGCTCGCCCGGATCGGCTTCATCGGTTACGGCATCGTCCACCTGCTCTTCGCCTGGCTGGCCCTGCAGATCGCCTTCGGCGGCTCCTCGACGGAGGGTGACCAGGCCGGCGCCATGCGTACCCTGGCCGACCAGCCGATGGGTAGGTTCGTCCTGGTGGCCACCGCCGTCGGTCTGCTCGCCATGGCGATCTGGCAGGCCCTGGAGGCCGCCGTCGGGCACCAGGCCGAGCGCGGCAAGGAACGGGTCATGGAGCGGGTCGCCTCCGCCGGCCGTGCCGTCGTCTACCTTTACTTCGCCTGGACGGCCTGGAAGGTCTTCTCCGACGCCGGCTCCAACAGCGCCAACCAGCAGGAGGCGCTCACCGGTGAGTTGATGACCTCCACCGGCGGTCGCTGGCTGGTCGGGCTGGCCGGCCTCGGGCTCGCCGCCATCGGCGTCGGGCTGGTGGTCTACGGGGTGATCAAGCGCTTCGAGAAGCACCTCAAGACCAACGAGATGGACGCGAGGACCCGCAAGCTGACCCGTCGGCTCGGCGTCGCCGGCTACGCCGCCAAGGGCTCGGTGTACGCCATCGCGGGCCTGCTGATCATCGTCGCCGCGGTCAACTACGACCCGGAGAAGGCGCGCGGTCTGGACGCCGCCCTGCGTACCCTGCGTGACCAGCCGTACGGGCCGTACCTGCTGGCGCTGATGGCGCTCGGCTTCGCCGCCTTCGGCCTGTACTGCTTCCTCCAGTCCCGCTACCGCAAGGTCTGA
- a CDS encoding cysteine desulfurase-like protein: MPFDITRIRAGYPALAEGHLHFDGAAGTQTAATVVDAVADAMRAGIGNRSPASGPGRRSLEIVAAARSAVADLLGVEPAGVVLGPSATALTYTLARTLGAAWRPGDEVVVSRLDHDANVRPWVQAAERAGATVRWAEFDPATGELPVGQYADLLTERTRLVAVTAASNAVGTEPDVPAIVKLAHGVGALVCVDGVHAVPHGPTDVPALGADFFVTSAYKWSGPHLAALVAAPQRWAGLRPDKLRPAADTVPERFEHGTPSFPLLAGVTAAVDHLAGLDPDARGDRRQRLRAGLTAARAHEEKVFDRLLGGLATLPGVTVLPAPARRSPTVSFRLDGLDPAEVATALGAAGICLSHGDYYAYEYFTAVGLRARGGAVRASVYHYNTDDEVDRLLAELGRLARR, translated from the coding sequence ATGCCGTTCGACATCACCCGGATCCGGGCCGGCTACCCGGCGCTCGCCGAGGGTCACCTGCACTTCGACGGTGCCGCCGGCACCCAGACCGCCGCCACGGTGGTCGACGCCGTCGCCGACGCGATGCGGGCCGGCATCGGCAACCGCAGTCCGGCGTCCGGTCCCGGCCGGCGCTCCCTGGAGATCGTCGCCGCAGCCCGTTCGGCGGTGGCCGACCTGCTGGGCGTCGAGCCCGCCGGGGTGGTGCTCGGGCCGAGCGCCACCGCGCTGACGTACACCCTGGCCCGGACGCTGGGCGCGGCCTGGCGGCCCGGCGACGAGGTGGTGGTGTCCCGGTTGGACCACGACGCGAACGTCCGGCCGTGGGTGCAGGCGGCCGAACGGGCCGGCGCCACCGTGCGCTGGGCCGAGTTCGACCCGGCGACCGGGGAGCTGCCCGTCGGGCAGTACGCCGACCTGCTGACCGAGCGGACCCGGCTGGTCGCGGTGACCGCCGCCAGCAACGCCGTCGGCACCGAGCCGGACGTGCCCGCGATCGTCAAGCTGGCGCACGGGGTCGGGGCGCTGGTCTGCGTGGACGGGGTGCACGCCGTCCCGCACGGGCCGACCGACGTGCCGGCGCTCGGCGCGGACTTCTTCGTCACCAGCGCCTACAAGTGGTCGGGCCCGCACCTGGCGGCGCTGGTCGCCGCCCCGCAGCGCTGGGCCGGGCTGCGTCCGGACAAGCTGCGGCCGGCGGCCGACACGGTGCCGGAACGGTTCGAGCACGGCACGCCGAGCTTCCCGCTGCTGGCCGGGGTGACCGCCGCCGTGGACCACCTGGCCGGCCTGGACCCGGACGCCCGGGGCGACCGGCGGCAGCGGTTGCGGGCCGGGCTGACCGCCGCGCGGGCGCACGAGGAGAAGGTCTTCGACCGACTGCTCGGCGGGCTGGCCACGCTGCCCGGGGTGACCGTGCTGCCGGCGCCGGCCCGGCGCAGCCCGACGGTGTCGTTCCGGCTGGACGGGCTCGACCCGGCGGAGGTCGCCACGGCGCTCGGCGCGGCCGGGATCTGCCTGTCCCACGGCGACTACTACGCCTACGAGTACTTCACCGCCGTCGGGCTGCGTGCGCGCGGCGGCGCCGTCCGGGCGAGCGTCTACCACTACAACACCGACGACGAGGTGGACCGGTTGCTTGCCGAACTGGGCCGGCTGGCCCGGCGGTGA
- a CDS encoding GNAT family N-acetyltransferase, which translates to MSYLIDDNPARRRFEILVDDALAGFTAYRQQGPDVLVFTHTEVDPGFQGRGVGGALIRGVLDEVRRRGARVVPQCPFMAAFVDQHPEYADLVAA; encoded by the coding sequence GTGAGCTACCTGATCGACGACAACCCCGCCCGGCGTCGCTTCGAGATCCTGGTCGACGACGCGCTGGCCGGGTTCACCGCGTACCGGCAGCAGGGGCCGGACGTGCTGGTCTTCACGCACACCGAGGTCGACCCGGGGTTCCAGGGTCGCGGGGTCGGCGGGGCGCTGATCCGCGGCGTCCTGGACGAGGTGCGCCGGCGCGGGGCCCGGGTGGTGCCGCAGTGCCCGTTCATGGCCGCGTTCGTCGACCAGCACCCCGAGTACGCCGACCTGGTCGCCGCCTGA
- a CDS encoding VOC family protein, protein MTSRLNPYLTFDGNAREAMEFYRSVFGGQLQISTFGEYGTTEPDLAEKVMHAMLTTDRGYVLMASDTAPGMSYRPGDTITCSLSGGEGEGLEEVWAELSAGGAVVMPFEKQMWGDLYGACVDRFGVPWMVNVTQPS, encoded by the coding sequence ATGACCTCCCGACTCAACCCGTACCTCACGTTCGACGGCAACGCCCGCGAGGCCATGGAGTTCTACCGGTCCGTGTTCGGCGGCCAGCTCCAGATCAGCACGTTCGGCGAGTACGGCACCACCGAGCCCGACCTGGCGGAGAAGGTCATGCACGCGATGCTCACCACCGACCGGGGCTACGTCCTGATGGCCTCCGACACCGCGCCGGGCATGTCGTACCGGCCGGGCGACACCATCACCTGCAGCCTCAGCGGCGGTGAGGGCGAAGGGCTCGAAGAGGTCTGGGCGGAGCTGTCCGCCGGTGGCGCCGTCGTCATGCCGTTCGAGAAGCAGATGTGGGGCGACCTGTACGGCGCGTGCGTGGACCGGTTCGGCGTCCCGTGGATGGTCAACGTCACCCAGCCGAGCTGA